One window from the genome of Cyprinus carpio isolate SPL01 chromosome B1, ASM1834038v1, whole genome shotgun sequence encodes:
- the LOC109067313 gene encoding LOW QUALITY PROTEIN: GDP-Man:Man(3)GlcNAc(2)-PP-Dol alpha-1,2-mannosyltransferase (The sequence of the model RefSeq protein was modified relative to this genomic sequence to represent the inferred CDS: inserted 1 base in 1 codon), whose translation MSAHDHLSCCLCDLIRLLWSLLLPCFYLSLVLTAILFLFIMGVRXWLQMKRKSRRAQDGRPAVAFFHPYCNAGGGGERVLWCALRALQNRYQDVSFVVYTGDQGVTAEEILDGARRRFNIRLSRAVKFVFLKHRFLVEAKLYPHFTLLGQSVGSIFLGWEALTEFVPDLYIDSMGYAFTLPVFRYLGGCHVGSYVHYPTISTDMLSVVRERNPRFNNADYISSNPVLSAIKVIYYCVFALLYGLAGSCSDVVMVNSTWTLGHILALWRAPNRTSVVYPPCDVQAFLDVPIGDEDEEKERKKCHSVVSVGQFRPEKDHRLQIKAFRKLLDRKGMEPAGRETVKLVLIGGCRNQEDEERVQMLKGLCLDLGVVDRVEFKLNIPFEELKKELTDATIGLHTMWNEHFGIGVVECMAAGTIILAHRSGGPKLDIVVPYDNGPTGFLADDEDSYADAMERILSMTPAARLEIRRRARLSVTRFSDQEFEGSFLSAVEPLMSTLRL comes from the exons ATGTCAGCGCACGATCACCTGTCTTGCTGTCTGTGCGATTTAATCAG GTTACTGTGGTCACTTCTGTTGCCATGTTTCTATCTGAGTCTTGTCCTGACAGCCatcctcttcctcttcatcatGGGAGTGA AGTGGCTGCAGATGAAGAGGAAGAGCAGGAGAGCTCAGGACGGCCGTCCCGCCGTGGCCTTCTTCCACCCGTACTGTaatgcaggaggaggaggagagagagtgctGTGGTGTGCTTTACGTGCTCTTCAAAACAG GTACCAAGATGTTTCCTTCGTGGTTTACACAGGGGATCAGGGCGTGACAGCAGAAGAGATTTTAGATGGAGCGCGGCGGCGCTTCAACATCAGACTCTCTCGAGCTGTTAAGTTTGTGTTCCTGAAACATCGTTTCCTGGTGGAGGCCAAACTTTACCCACACTTCACCCTTCTGGGGCAGAGCGTGGGCTCCATCTTCCTGGGGTGGGAGGCCTTGACTGAGTTTGTTCCAGATCTCTACATTGACTCAATGGGCTACGCCTTCACCCTACCTGTGTTCCGTTATCTGGGTGGCTGTCATGTGGGAAGCTATGTGCACTACCCAACCATCAGCACTGATATGCTGTCAGTGGTTCGAGAAAGAAACCCAAG GTTCAATAATGCAGACTACATCTCCAGTAACCCTGTACTGAGTGCCATCAAAGTGATTTACTACTGTGTCTTTGCGCTGCTGTATGGTCTGGCCGGCTCCTGTAGTGACGTAGTCATGGTAAATTCCACCTGGACTTTAGGTCACATTCTGGCTCTGTGGCGCGCTCCTAACCGCACCAGTGTGGTCTATCCACCATGCGACGTTCAGGCCTTCCTGGACGTCCCTATTGGGGATGAAGatgaagagaaggagagaaagaagtGTCACTCTGTGGTCTCCGTGGGTCAGTTCCGGCCTGAAAAAGACCATCGGCTGCAGATCAAGGCTTTTAGAAAGCTTCTGGACAGGAAAGGGATGGAGCCTGCCGGGAGAGAGACCGTGAAGCTGGTGTTGATTGGTGGATGTCGTAACCAGGAAGATGAGGAGAGGGTACAGATGCTGAAGGGATTGTGTCTGGATCTGGGTGTGGTAGACAGGGTGGAGTTTAAACTCAATATCCCATTTGAAGAACTGAAGAAAGAGTTAACAGACGCCACGATCGGGTTGCACACAATGTGGAATGAACATTTCGGTATTG GTGTAGTGGAGTGTATGGCTGCAGGAACAATCATTCTGGCTCACAGATCCGGCGGTCCGAAGTTGGACATTGTAGTTCCGTATGATAATGGTCCAACTGGCTTCCTGGCAGACGATGAAGACAGTTATGCAGATGCCATGGAACGAATCCTTTCTATGACTCCTGCAGCTCGATTAGAGATCCGACGCCGGGCGCGTCTGTCCGTCACCCGCTTCTCAGACCAGGAGTTTGAAGGCTCATTTCTTTCAGCCGTGGAGCCTCTAATGTCAACACTAAGACTGTGA
- the raph1b gene encoding ras-associated and pleckstrin homology domains-containing protein 1b isoform X5, translating to MDVMTACWRGQEEQAAKAKAEKIRVALEKIKEAQVKKLVIRVHMSDESSKTMMVDERQTVRQVLDSLLDKSHCGYSPDWALVETIPELQMERIFEDHENLVENLLNWTRDSQNKLMFIERIEKYALFKNPQNYLLGRKETSEMADRNKEALLEECFCGSSVSVPEIEGVLWLKEDGKKSWKKRYFLLRASGIYFVPKGKAKASRDLVCFLQLDHVNVYYGQDYRSKYKAPTDYCLALKHPQIQKKSQYIKYLCCDDVRTLHQWVNGIRIAKYGKQLYVNYQEAMKRTEAAYDWSSLSSTSIRSGTSSVSIPESQSNHSSQADSGMSDGTSSSHARSQSVVSSIFSEAWKRGTQIEESTKARPESMRSTHSSHSSHSSHHVPQQQHPYPLPQPQPHPHPIPQSRGSVTQALTQAPIQTPIQAPAQVPPQATPAPPPPPPPPPPPPPPPPPISNIPHHATPTMFAKYSTITRLQNASQATSHHKPQPQVQQQVPPVPLASKPQSNNIPPGANIPPPPPPPPPAPMPPPGSAMAVLKLGTPAPATVLQSSPPAPPSPPPPPPPPIMPMQSQPLSPPPPIMPMQSQPLPPPPPIMPMQSQPLPPPPPIMSMQSQPLPSPPPIMPVQSQPLPPPPPIMAMQSQPLPPPPPKMPVQSQPLPPPPPPIMPVQSQSLPPPPPIVSIQSQPLPAPPPIVPIQSQPFPPPPPPLQVNGLSPPPPPSTVQAPFITNGLKKVLAHKFPNVPQDIIPPANQIHNTTTPPTTPPPPSAPTLPRQQHIATAPNPPPPHPPPPPPPPPAPMQLPIQPAVLPKTFTGGFPPQTAPKPSYGILPVSPVAPAPQAPAPPPPPPPPPPPPPPPAPLKNQPPPTLPKQHSISKTLPVSNQTSSVPSLVKQLARQFPVASPAMTNQTESQSHKAPQSLPAVKAKPKWQPVGQGQQQQRSPEFPPPPPASTLAFPSPTPPPPPPPPPPLGPTPPPPPPPPPASTLAFPSPTPPPPPPPPTPLGPTPPPPPPPPPPPPPMSGSTIKKTPSGLSAGVKKPPQTTQCNSSAKYNASVEYQESHMNLVSKFSPSSSLKSSSSSSPSKELSTGPRAPPKPGKLNLANLPLALQNKFNQNRQSTAAFPSPPPPENDIFPPPPLESDLPPPPPLPGDPNGLSPKVAVVNPQPQPPWGKSSLKKTQPPVSVRYNNTIREPPPLSPPSIQGGPIPPSSPKGTTQPNFMEDLNKTLKRKSSRVSGDKVDPVATMDDMALPPPPPELLNDEQRHSGSGFMSGNISGYATLRRGPPPAPPKRDHSTKLTN from the exons ATGGATGTGATGACTGCATGTTGGAGAGGGCAG GAGGAACAGGCTGCCAAAGCGAAGGCTGAGAAAATCCGTGTGGCACTAGAGAAAATTAAAGAAGCCCAGGTTAAAAAG CTGGTGATACGTGTACATATGTCAGATGAGAGCTCAAAGACCATGATGGTGGATGAGAGGCAGACGGTCAGGCAGGTGCTGGACAGTCTGCTGGATAAATCTCACTGTGGTTACAGTCCGGACTGGGCACTGGTTGAGACCATCCCTGAGCTACAGATGG AGAGAATTTTTGAAGACCATGAGAACCTGGTGGAGAACTTGCTCAACTGGACCAGAGACAGTCAAAACAAACTCATGTTCATTGAACGGATTGAAAAGTATGCACTTTTCAAAAATCCACAg aactatttacttGGGAGGAAGGAGACCTCTGAGATGGCAGACAGAAACAAGGAGGCATTGCTGGAG gaatgtttttgtggAAGCTCGGTATCTGTTCCTGAAATTGAGGGAGTGTTGTGGTTGAAGGAGGATGGCAAAAAGTCTTGGAAGAAGCGCTACTTTCTGCTGAGGGCATCTGGCATCTATTTTGTCCCGAAGGGCAAAGCCAAG GCGTCAAGGGATTTGGTGTGCTTCCTGCAGTTGGAccatgttaatgtttattatggTCAGGACTACCGGAGCAAGTACAAGGCCCCCACTGACTACTGCCTGGCCCTCAAG CACCCTCAGATACAGAAGAAGTCACAGTATATCAAATACCTGTGCTGTGATGATGTCAGAACTCTACACCAGTGGGTTAATGGCATTCGTATTGCTAAG TATGGGAAGCAATTGTATGTCAACTACCAGGAAGCCATGAAGCGCACAGAAGCTGCCTATGACTGGTCTTCTCTCTCCAGTACCAGCATCAGGTCGGGAACAAGCTCAGTCAGTATACCTG AATCACAGTCAAACCACTCTAGCCAAGCAGACAGTGGTATGTCAGATGGTACTTCGTCCTCCCATGCCCGTTCCCAGAGTGTAGTCAGTTCAATCTTCTCTGAGGCCTGGAAGAGAGGGACGCAAATAGAAGAGAGCACAAAG gcAAGGCCAGAATCAATGCGTTCTACCCATTCAAGTCATAGCAGCCATTCTTCTCATCATGTGCCTCAACAGCAGCATCCCTACCCACTGCCACAGCCACAGCCACATCCACATCCAATTCCACAGTCACGTGGAAGTGTCACCCAGGCACTGACACAGGCACCAATACAGACACCGATACAGGCACCGGCACAAGTACCACCCCAGGCAACTCCAGCCCCACCACCGCcacctcctccaccacctcctccaccccctcctcctcctcctattTCCAATATCCCCCACCATGCCACACCTACCATGTTTGCCAAATACAGCACTATCACTCGGCTGCAGAATGCATCTCAGGCCACAAGTCACCACAAGCCTCAACCTCAAGTCCAGCAGCAAGTGCCACCAGTCCCACTGGCCTCCAAACCACAATCGAACAATATTCCACCAGGGGCTAACATCCCaccccctcctcctccacctcctcctgccCCAATGCCTCCACCTGGATCAGCCATGGCTGTTCTGAAGCTTGGTACTCCAGCCCCAGCAACAGTTCTACAGTCCTCCCCTCCTGCTCCCCCCTcacctccacctccaccacctcctcccaTAATGCCCATGCAGTCACAGCCTCTATCGCCTCCACCTCCCATAATGCCAATGCAGTCACAGCCTTTACCACCTCCTCCTCCCATAATGCCAATGCAGTCACAGCCTTTACCACCTCCTCCACCCATAATGTCCATGCAGTCACAGCCTCTACCGTCTCCACCTCCCATAATGCCAGTGCAGTCACAGCCTTTACCACCCCCTCCTCCCATAATGGCAATGCAGTCACAGCCTTTACCACCTCCTCCACCCAAGATGCCGGTGCAGTCACAGCCTttaccacctcctcctcctccaataATGCCCGTGCAGTCACAGTCTTTACCACCTCCTCCACCCATAGTGTCAATCCAGTCACAACCCCTGCCAGCTCCTCCACCCATAGTACCAATCCAGTCGCAGCCTTttccacctcctccaccccctctTCAGGTTAATGGCCTTTCCCCTCCTCCACCACCCTCGACAGTACAGGCACCTTTCATAACCAATGGACTCAAGAAGGTCCTTGCCCACAAATTTCCCAATGTCCCCCAGGATATAATACCCCCAGCCAATCAAATCCACAACACCACCACACCCCCAACAACCCCACCCCCACCATCAGCACCTACACTCCCTCGCCAACAGCATATTGCTACAGCTCCAAATCCACCACCACCACATCCTCCACCACCTCCACCACCCCCACCAGCCCCCATGCAGCTGCCAATTCAACCTGCAGTTTTGCCCAAAACTTTCACTGGTGGATTTCCACCCCAGACAGCACCAAAACCTTCATATGGCATTCTGCCAGTATCTCCAGTAGCTCCGGCACCTCAAGCTccagcaccaccaccaccacctcctcctcctcctcctcctccaccaccaccagCACCATTGAAGAACCAACCCCCACCTACACTTCCCAAGCAGCACAGCATCTCCAAGACACTACCCGTCTCCAACCAAACCTCATCAGTGCCATCTCTGGTTAAGCAGCTTGCTAGACAGTTTCCTGTTGCGTCTCCTGCAATGACCAATCAAACAGAGTCTCAAAGTCACAAAGCTCCCCAGTCCCTACCTGCAGTGAAGGCTAAACCAAAATGGCAGCCTGTAGGTCAAGGCCAGCAGCAACAGAGGTCACCTGAATTTCCACCACCTCCTCCAGCGAGTACCCTTGCCTTTCCTTCACCAACACCTCCGccgccaccaccaccaccacctcctctGGGTccgacccctcctcctcctccaccacctcctccagCGAGTACCCTTGCCTTTCCTTCACCAACACCTCCGccgccaccaccaccaccaactcCTCTGGGTccgacccctcctcctcctccaccacctcctcctcctcctcctccaatgTCAGGCTCCACTATCAAGAAGACCCCTTCTGGCTTATCTGCAGGTGTCAAGAAACCTCCACAGACAACTCAGTGCAACTCCAGTGCGAAGTACAATGCCTCGGTGGAGTACCAGGAGTCCCACATGAACTTGGTGAGCAAGTTTAGCCCTAGTTCATCATTGAAATCAAGCTCCAGTAGCTCACCCTCCAAAGAGCTTTCCACGGGTCCTCGGGCACCCCCCAAACCAGGAAAGCTAAACCTGGCAAATCTTCCTTTGGCTTTGCAGAACAAATTTAATCAAAACCGCCAATCCACTGCAGCCTTCCCATCCCCTCCACCCCCAGAAAATGACATCTTCCCTCCTCCCCCACTGGAGTCTGACCTTCCTCCACCACCGCCCCTTCCAGGTGATCCAAATGGTTTGTCTCCGAAAGTGGCTGTGGTCAATCCTCAGCCCCAGCCTCCTTGGGGCAAGAGTTCCCTGAAAAAGACGCAACCTCCAGTGTCAGTTCGCTATAACAACACTATTAGAGAGCCTCCGCCACTCTCACCACCTTCCATACAAGGGGGCCCTATTCCCCCTTCTTCTCCCAAAGGCACCACACAGCCAAACTTCATGGAGGACCTTAACAAGACATTGAAACGCAAGTCCTCGCGAGTCTCTGGAGACAAAGTGGACCCTGTGGCCACAATGGATGACATGGCTTTGCCACCACCTCCACCTGAGCTTCTGAATGATGAACAGAGACACAGTGGTAGTGGCTTCATGTCCGGGAATATCTCAGGCTATGCAACGCTACGGCGAGGGCCTCCTCCAGCCCCACCCAAGCGGGACCACAGCACCAAACTCACAAACTGA
- the cpb2 gene encoding carboxypeptidase B2, producing the protein MRPPIQLVFLICFNIFLEKCICKSEHDQVLTITVSTQEHVDAVQNLTMSHNETELWQPASPIYITTNSEVHLYIRSTSVEFVTELLRKHGITYRMLLENTPALIEMQIKNDTSDPRSGGVFYERYHSLEDIYYWINKTKQDHSDMVKVILIGSSSEKRPLYVLKLSGRRDEVKRAMWIDCGIHAREWISPAFCMWFVKYALAFYNQNTEITEILNNMDVYILTVMNPDGYKYTWTTDRMWRKNRSNNKDSDCLGADLNRNFDANWCTKGASDNPCDPTYCGQFPESELETQAVARFLRSHKDTVKLYLSIHSYSQMLLFPYSCSYDEIPNHNELFEVVKEASAKIRRYYRNNYKYGPGAKTIYLAPGGSDDWAYNLGIKYSFTFELQDRGRYGFLLPPSFIPQACNEALLATKVTALHVIKKLNEELP; encoded by the exons atgagGCCCCCAATACAACTGGTTTTCTTAATATGTTTTAACATCTTCCTTGAGAAGTGTATCTGCAAATCGGAACA TGACCAGGTTTTGACCATCACTGTATCCACACAGGAACATGTGGACGCAGTGCAAAACTTAACAATGAGTCACAATGAG acagaatTGTGGCAGCCTGCTTCACCCATTTACATTACAACAAACTCTGAAGTTCACCTTTATATTCGGTCAACAAGTGTGGAGTTTGTCACTGAACTCCTACGCAAACATGGCATCACGTACAG aatgcttttggaaaacacaCCAGCACTAATTGAGATGCAGATCAAAAATGATACATCGGATCCCCGGAGCGGAGGCGTGTTTTATGAGAGATATCATTCTTTAGAAGAT ATCTATTACTGGATAAACAAGACCAAGCAAGACCATTCAGACATGGTGAAAGTTATTCTTATTGGGTCATCTTCTGAAAAACGACCACTCTATGTTCTGAAG CTTTCTGGCAGGAGGGATGAGGTGAAGAGGGCCATGTGGATAGACTGTGGTATTCATGCACGGGAGTGGATCTCTCCAGCCTTTTGCATGTGGTTTGTCAAATAT GCACTAGCATTTTACAACCAGAACACTGAAATCACAGAGATTTTGAACAATATGGACGTTTACATCTTGACAGTCATGAACCCAGATGGATACAAGTACACATGGACAACA GATCGTATGTGGAGGAAAAACCGCTCAAACAACAAAGACAGCGATTGTTTGGGAGCAGATCTGAACAGAAATTTTGATGCAAACTGGTGCA CAAAGGGGGCCTCCGATAATCCGTGTGATCCTACATATTGCGGTCAGTTCCCGGAGTCTGAACTAGAGACCCAGGCTGTGGCACGGTTCCTGCGCTCCCATAAGGATACAGTCAAGCTGTACCTCTCCATTCACTCCTACTCTCAGATGCTCCTGTTTCCTTACTCCTGTTCCTATGATGAGATTCCAAACCACAATGAGCTG TTTGAAGTTGTAAAGGAGGCCTCAGCAAAGATACGCAGATATTACAGGAATAACTATAAATATGGTCCTGGTGCAAAAACCATTT atTTAGCCCCAGGAGGATCTGATGACTGGGCGTATAATCTTGGGATAAAGTATTCCTTCACCTTTGAGCTTCAGGATCGTGGTCGATATGGGTTTCTTCTTCCTCCCAGCTTTATCCCTCAGGCCTGTAATGAGGCTCTACTGGCAACAAAGGTCACAGCCTTACATGTGATCAAGAAACTCAATGAAGAGCTTCCATAA
- the LOC109067314 gene encoding secreted phosphoprotein 24-like, translated as MKMRCCVFLFLLLQVLGGLGFPLFELSSKADDALQMALTQINARIARNHLYRVSKASVKRIVPLGTNTFDLHLRFGIRETECQKSSGVDPQGCMYRKGFFALEAGCYVRARVSEDGTRIISLRCTKADSSSSSSESSEEGGLGLHYDLNHFGTRDRTHSTSAPSIIMAPPIRTDRHDNTETNHVRGDNFDNHLPYH; from the exons atgaaaatgaggtgctgtgtttttctctttctgctcctGCAGGTTTTAGGAGGTTTAG GCTTCCCTCTGTTTGAGCTCAGTTCAAAAGCAGATGATGCTCTGCAGATGGCGCTCACTCAGATTAATGCACGCATTGCCAGGAATCACCTCTACAGAGTGTCCAAGGCATCCGTAAAGAGG ATTGTTCCTCTGGGAACGAACACATTTGATCTGCATCTGAGGTTTGGCATCAGGGAGACGGAGTGTCAGAAGAGCTCTGGGGTCGATCCTCAGGGCTGCATGTACCGCAAAGGTTTTTTTGCG TTAGAGGCAGGGTGCTATGTCAGAGCCAGAGTGAGTGAGGACGGCACTCGTATCATCTCTCTCAGATGCACAAAGGCCGACAGCTCGAGCTCGAGCTCTGAGTCCAGTGAGGAG GGTGGGTTAGGATTACACTACGATTTAAATCATTTTGGGACTCGAG ACCGCACACATTCAACTTCAGCACCAAGCATTATTATGGCTCCACCAATACGTACGGACCGTCATGACAACACTGAAACCAACCATGTTCGTGGAGACAATTTCGACAATCACCTGCCATATCACTGA